A window from Gossypium raimondii isolate GPD5lz chromosome 7, ASM2569854v1, whole genome shotgun sequence encodes these proteins:
- the LOC105762895 gene encoding carotenoid cleavage dioxygenase 8 homolog B, chloroplastic has product MDSLSLSGICRHQFSPITMLDFNQSNHRIEKAGFVRKPEKGGLTITQVASPLRRPVIVPSLDNETVDRRDRNHVAWTSVRQERWEGELVVQGEIPLWLKGTYLRNGPGLWHIEDYNFRHLFDGYATLVKLQFENGILIAGHRQIESEAYKAARKNKKVCFREFSEVPKYENFMAYVGDIAKLFSGASLTDNANTGVVKLGDGRVVCLTETQKGSLVIDPNSLETLGRLEYSDSLGGLIHSAHPIVTDAEFLTLLPDLVNPGYLVVRMEPGTNERKVIGRVNCRNGPAPGWVHSFPVTEHYVVVPEMPLRYCAQNLLRAEPTPLYKFEWRPESKAFLHVMCKASGKIVASVEVPLFVTFHFINAYEEEDEDGRVTAIIADCCEHNADATILDQLRLQNLRSFNGKDDLLPDARVGRFTIPLDGSPYGKLESALEPDEHGRGMDMCSINPTKLGKKYRYAYACGAQRPCHFPNTLTKLDLVKKKAKNWHEAGAVPSEPFFVARPGATEEDDGVVISLISEKNGNGYALLLDGSTFEEIARAKLPYGLPYGLHGCWVPKE; this is encoded by the exons ATGGACTCCCTATCACTTTCAGGTATTTGCAGGCACCAGTTTTCACCCATAACCATGTTGGATTTCAATCAATCCAATCATAGAATAGAGAAGGCTGGTTTTGTTAGGAAACCGGAGAAGGGAGGGTTAACAATCACTCAAGTGGCGAGTCCGTTGCGTCGGCCGGTGATTGTTCCATCGTTAGATAACGAAACCGTAGACCGTCGTGATCGGAACCACGTTGCATGGACGAGTGTGAGACAAGAACGATGGGAAGGGGAGCTAGTTGTGCAAGGAGAAATACCTTTATGGCTG AAAGGGACGTACTTACGAAATGGCCCAGGTCTATGGCATATAGAAGATTACAACTTCCGTCACCTCTTTGACGGTTATGCAACACTAGTCAAGCTCCAATTCGAGAACGGCATATTAATCGCGGGTCACCGACAAATCGAATCCGAGGCCTATAAGGCTgcaaggaaaaacaaaaaggttTGCTTCAGAGAATTCTCAGAAGTACCTAAATATGAAAACTTCATGGCTTATGTTGGGGACATCGCAAAGCTTTTCTCCGGTGCTTCATTAACCGATAACGCCAACACCGGCGTCGTCAAGCTCGGAGACGGCCGAGTAGTTTGCCTGACGGAAACTCAAAAAGGGTCCTTAGTTATCGACCCTAACAGCTTGGAAACATTGGGGAGGTTGGAATATAGTGATAGTTTAGGGGGATTGATACACTCGGCTCATCCCATAGTGACTGATGCCGAGTTCTTGACCTTGTTGCCTGATTTGGTGAACCCTGGTTACTTGGTGGTGAGAATGGAACCAGGGACAAATGAAAGGAAAGTGATTGGGAGGGTTAACTGTAGGAACGGACCAGCTCCCGGTTGGGTTCATTCATTTCCAGTGACTGAACATTATGTTGTGGTGCCTGAAATGCCATTAAGGTACTGCGCTCAAAATTTACTCAGAGCTGAACCTACTCCATTGTATAAATTCGAGTGGCGTCCTGAATCTAAAGCCTTCCTTCATGTTATGTGTAAAGCTAGTGGAAAAATC GTGGCCAGTGTGGAAGTGCCATTATTTgttacatttcatttcatcaatgCGTATGAAGAGGAAGATGAAGACGGTCGGGTGACTGCTATAATCGCCGATTGTTGTGAACATAACGCTGACGCCACCATTCTTGATCAGCTTAGGCTTCAAAATCTTCGCTCTTTCAATGGCAAGGACGACTTATTACCGGATGCAAG GGTGGGAAGATTCACAATTCCGTTGGATGGGAGTCCCTATGGGAAGTTGGAGTCGGCTTTGGAGCCTGATGAACATGGCAGAGGCATGGATATGTGTAGCATCAACCCTACAAAGTTGGGTAAAAAATACAGATATGCTTATGCTTGTGGAGCCCAACGCCCATGTCATTTCCCCAATACCCTCACCAAG CTTGATTTAGTAAAGAAGAAGGCAAAGAATTGGCATGAAGCAGGAGCTGTGCCGTCTGAACCATTCTTCGTGGCTCGGCCAGGGGCAACCGAGGAAGATGATG GAGTTGTGATCTCCTTGATTAGtgagaaaaatggaaatgggTATGCTTTATTGTTAGATGGATCAACATTTGAAGAAATTGCAAGAGCAAAGCTCCCTTATGGTTTACCATATGGACTACATGGATGTTGGGTACCCAAAGAATAA
- the LOC105803257 gene encoding bark storage protein A yields MAAAMKVVCMMLLVAIFHKHHAHGAISADTQKLIDEANMNGPYLGLLIPNLFEMNPLLQHPNYTSTNFTIDIAGRRFRFGKIVEKNVILVMTGLSMINAGITSQLLLTLFKIEGVVHYGIAGNANPSLHIGFVTIPQYWSHSALWSWQRYGYGPSDELPLEPNGDYTRNIGYIKFADYAENVTACNSHDNLLNNVWFQPEEVFPVDGTPEQRQHAFWIPVDPLYFNISKSLEDMELENCVNATTCLDETPRVVQVHRGTSAGIYVDNAAYRSFIYKKFNVSPVDMESAAVALICMQQRVPFIIIRALSDLAGGGSAESNEIDTFISLASNNSVNVVVEFIKRLVSDH; encoded by the exons ATGGCAGCCGCCATGAAAGTTGTATGCATGATGCTTCTTGTTGCCATATTTCATAAACACCATGCCCATGGCGCAATATCAGCAGATACACAAAAACTTATCGATGAAGCCAACATGAACGGACCTTACTTAGGCTTGCTCATTCCAAACCTTTTCGAAATGAACCCTCTTCTTCAACATCCAAACTATACTTCCACCAACTTCACCATTGATATTGCtg GAAGGAGATTTCGGTTCGGGAAAATTGTTGAGAAAAATGTTATATTAGTCATGACGGGACTGAGCATG ATAAATGCAGGAATAACGAGTCAGCTACTGTTAACTCTATTCAAAATCGAAGGAGTTGTCCATTATGGAATAGCTGGAAATGCCAACCCCTCCTTACACATTGGCTTTGTCACTATTCCTCAATATTGGTCACACTCTGCCCTTTGGAGTTGGCAG AGATATGGATATGGACCCTCTGACGAGCTCCCCCTTGAACCAAATGGAGACTATACAAGAAACATCGGCTACATAAAATTTGCAGATTATGCCGAAAATGTGACTGCCTGTAACTCACACGACAACCTATTGAACAATGTTTGGTTCCAACCGGAGGAAGTCTTCCCCGTTGACGGTACTCCCGAGCAACGGCAACACGCCTTTTGGATCCCTGTCGATCctctttatttcaatatttctaAATCTCTTGAG GACATGGAACTAGAGAACTGCGTAAACGCAACGACATGTTTGGACGAGACACCGAGAGTAGTCCAAGTCCACCGAGGAACAAGCGCAGGCATTTACGTAGACAACGCTGCTTATCGAAGCTTCATTTACAAAAAGTTCAACGTAAGCCCGGTCGACATGGAGAGTGCAGCAGTGGCACTGATATGTATGCAACAAAGGGTTCCTTTTATCATCATTAGGGCTCTCTCCGACTTGGCCGGTGGTGGCTCGGCTGAATCGAATGAGATCGATACTTTCATTTCCCTTGCTTCAAACAATTCGGTTAATGTTGTTGTGGAGTTTATCAAGCGCCTTGTCAGTGACCATTAA
- the LOC105762821 gene encoding ultraviolet-B receptor UVR8 isoform X1 yields MESAAGTADDSGNMPHKVVAVAAGEAHTLALSGDGYVYSWGRGMFGRLGTGSESDEIFPVRVKFQNSELKLIAVAAGAYHSLALADDGSVWSWGYNVYGQLGLHGENSLAPQLMERFLELGSPGQSKDELETKSKAPFKICAVKAGGMTSLAIDNLGALWMWGNYPQENNNGDGSLTFVSCFTPTPVWDFHGHTVVKVACGNEHVVALVSAGERHKGDDLLCYSWGGNGHGQLGLGDTESRARPEIVGTFSQDIQWTVYEVACGAFHTALLTRKKRPSDTLESMCWTFGLGDRGQLGHGTTRSALVPEPVKELPQPVYLVSVDCGLFHTSVVSSAGDVWSWGMEKGLGLCPDASFTGTDSGDAISPLRIHGPKFNDPVQVSCGAAHTVLVAHDGYKLWSWGRGRSGVLGNGKTVDCFSPTIVLWPPLNEDFKQEELNQDDKIVDQKGSDGVSEMEKKLSLAMEEMKLLQSKLSTMERYASILHGSIFGKPFEVQDIPISLQNSGTFDIAREWENMLESSDRSGLVRLELFYRNMLTGVKDKILKKRIQELIKECLPSSAQGK; encoded by the exons ATGGAATCCGCTGCCGGGACAGCCGATGATTCCGGCAACATGCCGCACAAAGTTGTTGCGGTTGCCGCCGGTGAAGCTCATACTTTGGCTCTCTCTG GGGATGGGTACGTGTATTCATGGGGCAGGGGAATGTTTGGGAGACTCGGGACTGGTTCAGAATCCGACGAGATTTTCCCGGTTCGGGTCAAGTTCCAGAACTCAGAGCTTAAGCTTATAGCTGTCGCTGCTGGCGCTTATCATAGTCTTGCTCTTGCag ATGATGGATCAGTTTGGTCTTGGGGTTATAACGTAT ATGGTCAACTTGGTCTACATGGGGAGAATTCTTTGGCACCTCAATTGATGGAGCGGTTTCTTGAATTGGGCTCCCCTGGTCAATCAAAAGATGAGTTAGAGACGAAGAGTAAAGCACCCTTTAAG ATTTGTGCAGTCAAGGCTGGAGGAATGACTTCTCTTGCTATTGATAATCTTGGAGCCCTTTGGATGTGGGGCAATTATCCACAGGAGAATAACAATGGTGACGGAAGCTTGACATTTGTGAGTTGTTTTACTCCAACTCCTGTTTGGGATTTTCACGGCCATACTGTTGTTAAGGTTGCATGTGGAAATGAGCATGTTGTAGCCTTAGTCAGTGCTGGAGAAAGGCATAAAGGTGATGATCTCCTATGCTACTCTTGGGGTGGCAACGGCCATGGCCAATTAGGACTAGGAGATACAGAGAGTAGGGCTCGTCCTGAAATTGTTGGAACGTTTAGCCAGGACATTCAATGGACGGTTTATGAGGTAGCATGTGGTGCCTTCCACACTGCTTTGCTTACTCGTAAAAAGAGACCAAGTGACACACTTGAGAGTATGTGTTGGACGTTTGGCCTTGGGGACAGGGGGCAACTTGGGCATGGAACCACCCGAAGTGCATTGGTTCCTGAACCTGTGAAAGAGTTACCGCAGCCTGTATACCTGGTTTCTGTTGACTGTGGATTGTTTCACACTAGTGTTGTTTCATCAGCCGGAGATGTGTGGTCATGGGGAATGGAAAAGGGTCTAGGTCTATGCCCCGATGCTAGTTTTACAGGAACAGATTCAGGTGACGCCATTTCTCCCCTACGGATACACGGACCTAAATTTAATGATCCGGTTCAAGTATCTTGTGGAGCTGCACATACTGTTCTTGTTGCACATGATGGATACAAGCTATGGTCCTGGGGCAGGGGAAGGAGTGGAGTTCTTGGAAATGGTAAAACTGTTGACTGTTTCAGCCCAACAATCGTGCTGTGGCCTCCACTGAATGAGGATTTCAAGCAAGAAGAGCTGAATCAGGATGATAAAATTGTAGATCAAAAGGGTTCTGATGGAGTCTCGGAGATGGAGAAGAAGTTATCTTTGGCCATGGAAGAGATGAAGCTCCTCCAATCAAAACTTTCCACCATGGAACGCTATGCAAGCATACTTCATGGTTCAATCTTTGGTAAACCTTTTGAAGTGCAAGATATTCCGATCTCGTTGCAGAACTCTGGCACTTTTGATATTGCAAGGGAATGGGAAAACATGTTGGAGTCATCAGATCGTAGCGGGCTTGTTAGGTTGGAATTGTTCTACCGAAACATGCTGACAGGTGTCAAGGataagattttgaagaaacgGATCCAGGAGTTAATAAAGGAGTGCCTTCCTTCTTCAGCACAAGGAAAATAG
- the LOC105762821 gene encoding ultraviolet-B receptor UVR8 isoform X2 — protein MERFLELGSPGQSKDELETKSKAPFKICAVKAGGMTSLAIDNLGALWMWGNYPQENNNGDGSLTFVSCFTPTPVWDFHGHTVVKVACGNEHVVALVSAGERHKGDDLLCYSWGGNGHGQLGLGDTESRARPEIVGTFSQDIQWTVYEVACGAFHTALLTRKKRPSDTLESMCWTFGLGDRGQLGHGTTRSALVPEPVKELPQPVYLVSVDCGLFHTSVVSSAGDVWSWGMEKGLGLCPDASFTGTDSGDAISPLRIHGPKFNDPVQVSCGAAHTVLVAHDGYKLWSWGRGRSGVLGNGKTVDCFSPTIVLWPPLNEDFKQEELNQDDKIVDQKGSDGVSEMEKKLSLAMEEMKLLQSKLSTMERYASILHGSIFGKPFEVQDIPISLQNSGTFDIAREWENMLESSDRSGLVRLELFYRNMLTGVKDKILKKRIQELIKECLPSSAQGK, from the exons ATGGAGCGGTTTCTTGAATTGGGCTCCCCTGGTCAATCAAAAGATGAGTTAGAGACGAAGAGTAAAGCACCCTTTAAG ATTTGTGCAGTCAAGGCTGGAGGAATGACTTCTCTTGCTATTGATAATCTTGGAGCCCTTTGGATGTGGGGCAATTATCCACAGGAGAATAACAATGGTGACGGAAGCTTGACATTTGTGAGTTGTTTTACTCCAACTCCTGTTTGGGATTTTCACGGCCATACTGTTGTTAAGGTTGCATGTGGAAATGAGCATGTTGTAGCCTTAGTCAGTGCTGGAGAAAGGCATAAAGGTGATGATCTCCTATGCTACTCTTGGGGTGGCAACGGCCATGGCCAATTAGGACTAGGAGATACAGAGAGTAGGGCTCGTCCTGAAATTGTTGGAACGTTTAGCCAGGACATTCAATGGACGGTTTATGAGGTAGCATGTGGTGCCTTCCACACTGCTTTGCTTACTCGTAAAAAGAGACCAAGTGACACACTTGAGAGTATGTGTTGGACGTTTGGCCTTGGGGACAGGGGGCAACTTGGGCATGGAACCACCCGAAGTGCATTGGTTCCTGAACCTGTGAAAGAGTTACCGCAGCCTGTATACCTGGTTTCTGTTGACTGTGGATTGTTTCACACTAGTGTTGTTTCATCAGCCGGAGATGTGTGGTCATGGGGAATGGAAAAGGGTCTAGGTCTATGCCCCGATGCTAGTTTTACAGGAACAGATTCAGGTGACGCCATTTCTCCCCTACGGATACACGGACCTAAATTTAATGATCCGGTTCAAGTATCTTGTGGAGCTGCACATACTGTTCTTGTTGCACATGATGGATACAAGCTATGGTCCTGGGGCAGGGGAAGGAGTGGAGTTCTTGGAAATGGTAAAACTGTTGACTGTTTCAGCCCAACAATCGTGCTGTGGCCTCCACTGAATGAGGATTTCAAGCAAGAAGAGCTGAATCAGGATGATAAAATTGTAGATCAAAAGGGTTCTGATGGAGTCTCGGAGATGGAGAAGAAGTTATCTTTGGCCATGGAAGAGATGAAGCTCCTCCAATCAAAACTTTCCACCATGGAACGCTATGCAAGCATACTTCATGGTTCAATCTTTGGTAAACCTTTTGAAGTGCAAGATATTCCGATCTCGTTGCAGAACTCTGGCACTTTTGATATTGCAAGGGAATGGGAAAACATGTTGGAGTCATCAGATCGTAGCGGGCTTGTTAGGTTGGAATTGTTCTACCGAAACATGCTGACAGGTGTCAAGGataagattttgaagaaacgGATCCAGGAGTTAATAAAGGAGTGCCTTCCTTCTTCAGCACAAGGAAAATAG